A genomic window from Lotus japonicus ecotype B-129 chromosome 1, LjGifu_v1.2 includes:
- the LOC130729524 gene encoding probable inactive receptor kinase At2g26730, whose amino-acid sequence MIDPPKLLHQTSYSPQMKGISSIWVVFITSLFLLNMTNCVEDEVKTTLVNFLAQLSSTNGQQNSTLVWKQDSDPCKDQWQGVYCDAQNISIKKLYLDRFNLSGTLDVAMLCKLQPLAESLTILSLDGNNIGGGIAAEIGNCTQLTQLHLSGNHLAGNLPGSLAMLNNLKRLDISNNNFSGRLPELSRISGLNMLLAQNNHLNGDVPAFDFSNFDQFNVSYNNFSGLIPDVHGYFFADSFLGNPELCGDPLPKKCSDIPLAVSEAEASEKSKGSKGPSKEQILMYAGYAALGVVLILFVVLKLCRRKKKEKKFEALKRVVSTNVGGAEKSSNVVTSESKAEVSRSEFSVTSESGMVSQSQSQSLIVLSRPVVSELKLEDLLRAPAELIGRGKNGSLYKVMLLNGITVVVKRIKDWTISTHDFKQRMQLLSQAKHPHVVSPLAFYCSHQEKLLVYEYQHNGSLFKLLHGTSKAFDWTSRLGTAATIAETLAFMHQELGQHGIAHGNLKSSNILLNINMEPCISEYGVMGMDDAQNTPTATSSSDVFKGDVHSYGVILLELLTGKLVKSNGMDLADWVQSVVREEWTGEVFDRSLLSEYASEERMVNLLQVALRCVNRSPEARPSMNQVVLMINTIKEDEEKSLIYEV is encoded by the exons ATGATTGATCCACCTAAACTTTTGCATCAAACCTCATATTCTCCCCAAATGAAAGGAATTTCTTCTATCTGGGTAGTCTTCATCACATCCCTTTTCCTCCTAAACATGACCAATTGTGTGGAGGATGAGGTCAAGACAACACTGGTAAATTTCCTGGCACAACTCTCTAGTACTAATGGCCAACAGAATTCCACTTTGGTTTGGAAACAAGACTCTGATCCTTGTAAGGATCAATGGCAAGGTGTATACTGTGATGCTCAAAACATTTCTATAAAGAAGTTGTATCTTGACAGGTTCAATTTATCTGGAACTCTTGATGTTGCCATGCTTTGTAAATTGCAGCCCCTAGCTGAGTCTCTCACCATTCTTAGTCTAGATGGAAACAACATTGGAGGAGGGATAGCAGCTGAGATTGGAAACTGTACACAACTCACTCAGCTTCACCTGAGTGGAAACCACCTTGCTGGAAACCTTCCTGGTTCACTTGCCATGTTGAATAATTTGAAAAGGCTAGACATTTCAAACAACAATTTCTCAGGACGCTTGCCTGAATTGTCCAGAATCTCAGGGCTGAACATGCTCCTTGCACAAAACAACCACCTCAATGGAGATGTACCTGCGTTCGATTTCAGCAATTTCGACCAATTCAATGTCTCATATAACAACTTCAGTGGCCTTATTCCAGATGTGCATGGTTATTTCTTTGCAGACAGTTTCCTTGGGAATCCTGAACTCTGCGGAGATCCACTGCCAAAAAAGTGTTCTGATATTCCTCTGGCTGTTAGTGAAGCAGAAGCATCAGAAAAATCAAAAGGATCAAAGGGTCCTTCTAAAGAGCAGATTCTTATGTATGCAGGCTATGCTGCATTGGGTGTTGTCCTTATCCTTTTTGTTGTTTTGAAGCTGtgtagaagaaagaagaaagaaaagaaatttgaaGCATTGAAAAGGGTAGTGTCAACTAATGTTGGTGGTGCTGAAAAGTCCAGCAATGTTGTTACAAGTGAATCCAAAGCAGAGGTAAGCAGATCTGAGTTTTCAGTCACTTCTGAAAGTGGGATGGTttcacaatcacaatcacaatcacttATAGTTCTTTCAAGGCCAGTGGTAAGTGAATTGAaattggaggatttgctgagGGCCCCTGCTGAATTGATTGGCAGAGGAAAGAATGGAAGTCTTTATAAAGTGATGCTTCTCAATGGCATAACTGTGGTTGTGAAAAGGATCAAGGATTGGACTATTTCCACCCATGACTTCAAGCAAAGAATGCAATTGCTGAGTCAAGCAAAGCATCCTCATGTAGTGTCACCTCTTGCTTTCTATTGTTCCCACCAAGAGAAGCTTTTGGTCTATGAGTATCAGCACAATGGAAGTTTGTTCAAGCTTCTACATG GAACTTCCAAAGCCTTTGACTGGACCAGCAGACTAGGAACTGCAGCTACAATTGCTGAAACATTAGCTTTCATGCACCAGGAGCTTGGCCAGCATGGAATTGCTCATGGAAATCTGAAATCCTCAAACATTTTGCTAAACATTAATATGGAACCTTGCATAAGTGAGTATGGTGTAATGGGCATGGATGATGCACAAAACACACCTACTGCTACTAGTTCATCAGATGTGTTCAAGGGAGATGTTCATAGCTATGGTGTTATTCTTCTTGAACTGCTCACTGGAAAGTTAGTAAAAAGTAATGGGATGGATTTGGCTGATTGGGTTCAGTCAGTTGTAAGGGAAGAATGGACAGGTGAAGTGTTTGATAGGTCTCTCCTATCAGAATATGCAAGTGAAGAGAGGATGGTTAATTTGCTTCAGGTAGCTTTAAGATGTGTCAATCGTTCCCCTGAGGCTAGGCCAAGCATGAACCAAGTTGTTCTTATGATTAACACTATAAAAGAGGATGAAGAAAAATCCTTGATTTATGAAGTATGA